From Oryzias melastigma strain HK-1 linkage group LG15, ASM292280v2, whole genome shotgun sequence, one genomic window encodes:
- the zgc:110222 gene encoding protein EOLA1, whose amino-acid sequence MAVQLWCLSFRQPYAGLVLDGVKTVESRWRPLLAPLENRTVAVHVARQDWQGEEWRAVLSGELRMNAAQIGALLDSGERLGRGVVAGLVDVGETWLCPASLGEEELQDLQRAAVLIGLEGKHLTRLSNPRWLREPLSCRGQRHLWTVEIPAHLLP is encoded by the exons ATGGCGGTGCAGCTGTGGTGCCTGTCATTCCGGCAGCCGTACGCCGGCCTGGTTCTGGACGGCGTGAAGACGGTGGAGAGCCGCTGGCGGCCCCTTCTGGCCCCCCTAGAGAACCGGACCGTGGCGGTCCACGTCGCTCGTCAGGACTGGCAGGGGGAGGAGTGGAGGGCGGTCCTGAGCGGGGAGCTGAGGATGAATGCCGCCCAGATCGGGGCGCTGCTGGACTCCGGGGAGAGGCTGGGCCGGGGTGTGGTGGCAG GATTGGTGGATGTGGGAGAGACCTGGCTGTGCCCCGCCTCCCTAggggaggaggagcttcaggaCCTGCAGCGAGCAGCCGTTCTGATTGGTCTAGAAGGGAAACACCTGACTCGCCTGTCGAACCCTCGGTGGCTGCGGGAGCCGCTGAGCTGCCGGGGACAGCGCCACCTGTGGACGGTGGAAATCCCTGCACACCTGTTACCATGA